TGGCGTAGGTCAGAGGTAACAAGTAAACCACCACTTTGAACGCAGCTGGTAAAGTACTGGGGTCAAAAAATGTTGCTCCCAAGAAAGACATAGGGATAATAATAAAATTGTTGTAAAGCCCTACTGCTTCAAGAGACTTCACCGTTAACCCCACAATAACACCCAAACCCGCAAACACAGAACAACTTAAAAGTAGTATCAGCAAAAACAGTGGATGGAGAAAACGCCAGTTACCACTAAACGCAATACCTACCACCATCACACCTAGCGAAGTCATCAACCCTCGCAGGACGCCTGCCAGCATTTTACCTGTGTGTAACGCCAGAGGATGCACGGGAACAAGCAATAATTCCTCAAAGTTTTTCGTAAAGAGTCTATCTCCACATATAGAGAACGTTGTTCCAACAAAGCTGACCGTCATTGATGACAGCGCTACCATTCCTGGCAATATAAACTCCAAGTAATTATCAAAACTACCACTTATCCCCGCTCCAGGTTTGATTGAGTTACCCAATCCAAAACCAAAAGCTAGAATGTATATCAAGGGAGATATAAGTCCTGATGAAGCAATTTGTACAACCCGTGCGCGTAGTTCCAGCCAATCCCCCCAAAAAATTGTGAGACTATCTGCTACGAGCGTTTGAAGTTGCGAAAATTTGAAACCCCTGCCTAAGAAAAGCACTTGTTGAGTAGCCACTTGATTTTTGTAAACGTAAGATTTTCTTAATAACTTTTAGTTTAAAATTTTTAATACATCAACTGCATTAGGTAACAGAAGGTATTAATCTTTGAAAGATTTGCCGATCTTGCCTTCACAAGGAACAATATATATCTATAGGAATCCTAAATTATTTATGAAAAACTTTAAGTACCGTAGGTAGGGCTAAAGCCCACCGCAAGCTTTAGTTGGTGGGCTTTAGCCCTACCTACGTGTATTTTAAAAATCAAATAGGATTGCTATAGACGGGCAAATACTGTCACGACTAGCCATACTAAAAGAGGGAGTAAATTCACAACCCCTCCCCACTGTCTAAAACATAACGTTAATTAAATCACTATGAGACGTAAATCTTCTGGTAGAACAGCTACCCCTCCCAGACCTACTACCCCTAAATCTTCTATTTTTCAATCTCCCTTATTTAATGTCACCACCATAGCAATTTTGGCAGGGGTGTTTGTTTTGGGCATTGGGATTGGTATTGCTTTTAGCTCCACAGCAACATTTACTCCCAATAACGTAGCTAGTAGAGAATTTATTGATACTAGAGCACCCAACCCCGAACTTTGCGTTCAGTATGGAGCTAGCGCTATGGTGATGGATACCCGGCTGTTTGTCACTCTCAACCCATTTAAAGTCTACGTTGGTCAGCCTAGTATGCGTCCTGGATGCGTTCTGCGTTCTAGTAACTGGGCTATTTTAGAGCAAAGGAAGCTGGTGTCAGGAGATCAGGTGAGAGAATGTAAAAATCGCCTGAATCATTTCGCATTCGTTGGTGACTTAAACGGTGATAAACCTGATATTAGTTGCACCTACGAGAATGATGATGCGAAAAACTTTTTCCTCAATAATCCAGGTGCTGCAGCACCAACTCTAGAAACAGAAAGGTTTTAATGGTTAGTGGTTAGTGGTTAATGGTTAGTGGTTAATAAAATAACAATTAGCCATTAGCCATTAACAATTAATTACGAATTTTGGGAAATGGTTGACCAAAATCAATGACCTCAGGAGCATCAGCGCCGTAAGGATAGTTGGGCGCACTGGGAACTGGAAAATTTGGTGTTCTTGAACGTGGGGTATTGT
This genomic interval from Scytonema hofmannii PCC 7110 contains the following:
- a CDS encoding ABC transporter permease, which translates into the protein MATQQVLFLGRGFKFSQLQTLVADSLTIFWGDWLELRARVVQIASSGLISPLIYILAFGFGLGNSIKPGAGISGSFDNYLEFILPGMVALSSMTVSFVGTTFSICGDRLFTKNFEELLLVPVHPLALHTGKMLAGVLRGLMTSLGVMVVGIAFSGNWRFLHPLFLLILLLSCSVFAGLGVIVGLTVKSLEAVGLYNNFIIIPMSFLGATFFDPSTLPAAFKVVVYLLPLTYASIGLRGATYLPLSQFPWYCIPILLVMAIALSFRGAYLFSHQQD
- a CDS encoding DUF3172 domain-containing protein, with the protein product MRRKSSGRTATPPRPTTPKSSIFQSPLFNVTTIAILAGVFVLGIGIGIAFSSTATFTPNNVASREFIDTRAPNPELCVQYGASAMVMDTRLFVTLNPFKVYVGQPSMRPGCVLRSSNWAILEQRKLVSGDQVRECKNRLNHFAFVGDLNGDKPDISCTYENDDAKNFFLNNPGAAAPTLETERF